The region ctcctccacttgtctgctgtgtgaccttgggccacccgcataacttctctgggcctcagttacctcatctgtgaaataaggattaagactgagccccatgtgggacaagccgattaccttgtatctcccccagagtttagaaaagtgttttgcacatagtaagcatttaaccaatgtcatcattagtagtaatagtggtaggaGTATGGTATGGCACTAGGCTAATTTGGGGAGGCTGCTTTTCTCTAGTGGGACTAGGCGTTGCTCTGTAAAGCTgcacctccccatctctctcaccacccccgAGGTGGCACTGATGGTTTTTCATTTTTCACGGTGGTTCTGAAGAATTCACTTGTGCTGAACACTGAGATAGACAgaagctcatcgggtcggacacactctacgtcccacgtggggctcccacgtcttagcccccattttagaggtgaggtaactgaggctgaggcaagggaagtgacttctccaaggtcacccggcagaaaagCGGAGCGGTCCGGGTTAGGAGGCCGGTCGGTCCCTCTGCCGCGCAGGCCCGGGCCGcggccaccaggcggcgctgccTCTCGCCCGCACGGGGATTccgggcggccgcgcctctccaTCGCCCCCCGGTGGCGGTCTGCTCTTCCTGCGCcggcctcctccctgggcctccagctgcTCTGGCTCGGGtggccccctccccgactcctttccccggcctccccctgccctggttcgtcctccccctccacacgggccacaccaccacccttcccctcttcagagcgtTCAAAACCCCGCCATGATGCCTTATCCGATGAAGCCCCTCCTCcagtttcttctcccttctgcgtcctctataccctgtgacctttggacattggctattcgccctgcagcatttatgtgcacttCTGTAAACTCCGCAGTTTGCGTACACAAATGCGGTCCGGTGGGTGTGAGCATGGAAGGggtagataataactgtggtatttgctaagtgcttaatacgtgccgggcgctgtactagcactggggcagatactgaGGATCCGAGAAGGGAAGATAACATGGGATTTGATTCTCCAACCGGACCCGTGGCCTTTTACTGTCATCAAGATAAGTAGCGTGGccttgtagggaagcagcacgaccgagtggacggagcacggacccgggagtctgaaggtcctgggtcctaatcctgggtctgccgcttgtctgttgtgtgacctcggacaagtcacttcacttctccgggtctcagttacctcatctgtaagatggggatcccacgtgggacaccttctaactaccccagtgcttaatataatgcccggcacaaagtaagctcttaacaaataccaccccggtgcttaggacgatgcctggcacgtagtaagctcttaaataccacggCGATGAcaatctccgtgcctcggttccctcatctataaaatggggatcgagactgcgagccccaagtgggacgggggactgtgtccaaccggatttgcctgAATCCagcccggtgctcagtacggtacctcgcgcgtagtaagtgcttatcaagtaccgttattattattaataataatcaaaaagGGTCACCCAATTCCGATGGCCTTTGAGGAGCAAGTTAAGGTGCCCAGTTCTTggattttggggggttttattAAAGTCAGAAAGAACAGATACAGCCACGTGTGGGAGAATCACACTGGGAATTGACATCAAAGGACCTCGTAAAAGGAATCGTGAGGTCTAGAAGGTTAGACTTCCGTCCtcccagactttaagctccttgtgggcaggggatgtgtcagtttcttgtgtccagtgctctgcacgcggtaaacgctccataaatacgatcgaatgaacagatGGACAGGAAAAGCGTCGGGGAAGTTTCAGCGGGGCCACACCATCTAAGGTGGAGAGGAAAACAGGAACAAAACGACAAGCCGAGTTACAGAGGCAGAGAACCAAGCCGCATCGGCGTCTGCTAGAGAGCCGGGGGCTGCCTCCTCACTGCTGCAAACGTAAGCGGGGATCACCTTGGAGGGCacgctcctctaaccccaaagGGAAACTAAAAACCTTAGTCGGAGCGCGGGTGCGAAACGCAGCAAGCTGGGGTCCACGGGAGTAAATGCGGAGGGGTGCCGGTAAAGGGTGGAATGCAGGGAGTTTGGGGGGGGGAAGGCGCGAAGATGGGTGCCCGTCGACGGGCGAAAGAGAGGGGTACCCTTCGACGGGGGTGGTCGTGTGAGCAGAGGAGGGGTCATCTAAGCGTCGTAGAAGTCGACGTGGGCCCCCGATTCAAACGTATCTTCGAAGAGCAGCTCCAGCAGCTTCCGGGCTGAGTCCTCACAGGAGACCAGGCCCCCGCTCTGCTTCAGCTGGAGTAACGTCTGCCGCAGGTCCGGGTCCTTGGTGAGCGTGCGGGCCTCCTCCTGCATGTCCGTGTCCAGGGGGCCTGCGGGACGGACACCGGGGAGGCAGCGTGAGAAGCGGCGCGCCCCAGCGGacggtgcacgggcctgggaggcagaggacctgagttctaatcctgaccccgccaccagtctgctgcgtgacctcgggctaaCCACTGCACGCCCCGTCaccggcagcacggcctagtggctagagtccgggcctgggaggcagaaggtcacgggttctaagcccggctctgccagttgcctgctgtgcgacctggggcgaggcactcacttctctgggcctgtgacctcatctggaaaatggggattaagactgtgagcccaagtgtgggacagggactgtgtccaacccaattatctggtatctaccccagtgcttcgaacagtgcctcgcacatactAAATGCCTAACGAATACCCGAATTATTCTCTCTCTGggcatcggcaaaatggggattccccgcCTCCTACTTTCCTCTCAgactgtggaacctgattatattAACACTCGCCTCCACGTACCGACACACCTAAAAAGACACATCACCACACAACTAAAGACTTAAATATACGCTGACTCCCCTTGTGTCGCTCAGTCTGTATTCGTTCGTTCGActgtacttactgaacgcttattgtgtgcagagcactgtgttaagtgctcgggagaggacgggtgGGTATCttgggagcacgggcttgggagtcagggattgtgggttctaatcctggctccgccacttgtctgctgtgtgacttggggcaagtcacttaacttctatgtctcagttaatctccatctgtaaaacggggattaagactgtgagccccatgtgggataacctgataaacttgtatcttccccagagcttagaacgtgcttggaacgtagtaagcgcttaacgaataccattattattattatcatccctttaTCCCACTTCTTTGTCCAAAAGTCTGCGTTTCTGTCTCCATTTCTGGATCTAAATCTTTCATCcagttcttctttctttcctctgagTCAATACTACCCCAGTGccgggcacagggtaagcacttaaatatcattattaataacatccTTATTAGAGGGGGCACGGGACGAGGAGCGTCAAGAGATGGATTCATTCGGCCCGCCTTTCCCGAACCAGACTGCCGGAACCCACCACGTTGGGTAATGTGCCGGGTACACCCGCAGTGATGTTCAGGTAGAGCGTGTTTGGGGGAACTCCAGGACTACTCTCCTTCAtcccccattcactcattcactcatttattgagcgcttactgtgctatgagcttgggaaagcacgacagAATAAACCGTGACCTTtcccgcccacgacaagctcacagggTAGacggcgggggagacaggcatcgacacAAATAGATAAAGTGACAGATCCGTACCTaacagtgctttggggctgggaggtgggggaagagcaaaggggtaaataaaattagggatatgtacagaaCTAGCCTAGCTGGTCTGGAGACCTTCCAGCCCAGGGATTCTTGGGTTCCTCAGAGTCCCAATCAACAGACCTCCAGCCCTGGGATTCTTGGGTTCCTCAGGgtcccaaccaatcaatcaaacagggTATTTATCAAAcaactaagtccttgagagagtgcaacacaatggatttggtagacgcgttccctgcccacaaggagcttacagtcacacCGTCGGTCGACGGGTCCCCCGGCCCGTACCTGGCGCGTAGCTCAGCACCCGGAGGTCCGGCTCCTCCGCGGCCAGCACTCGGAACATCATGTCCCGGGCCGCTTTCCCGGCGCAGTAGAGGCCCCAGCTCTTGTAGGGCTTCAAGGCGCAGAGGGAAGAGATGTTGACCACGGTGCGGGTCAGGCCGGGACTCGGGGGGAAGGCCCGCAGGATGCCGGAGGTCAGGCAGAGGGTCGAGGTCAGATTGAGCGCCCAGTAATCGTTCACTTCAGCCGGGTCCTCCAAGTCCACGAAGCCTTTGGAGACGTCCCCCAGAGAACCTTAACACACAAACGGGGCCTTCAGGGAAacacggtggggaggggagaggaagagggggtttctcttccctctccccgaaCCCAGATCCCCGACCTGGCCAGGGCCGACGGTCTTCGGGGCAGTCGGGATCCACGCTTTATGCTGGTGGcagatctttcattcaatcgtagtcattgagcgctctctgtgcacagagcactatagtaagcgcttggaatgtacaattcggcaacagatagagacaatctctgcccaacgacgggctcacagtctaaacgggggaggcagacgacaaaacaaaacaagtagtctggcgtcaatgtcatcaagataaatagaatcatagatatagacacatcattaacaaaatagagtaataattaatatatacaaatatgcaaaagtgctgtggggaggggaagggggaagagcagagggagggattcaggggactgtggaggtgaggagcgtagggctcagtctgggaaggcctcctggaggaggtaagctctcagtatggctttgaagagggaaaaagaggtagtttgacggatgtgaggagggagggtgctccgagccagaggtaggatgtgggccgggggggacggcgggacggaggcccagtgaggaggtgagcggcggcagaggagcggagcggagcgtgccggctgGACtggagacggagagaagggaggtgaggtaggagggggcaaggggatggacagcttggaagccaagagggaggagtttttatttcatgcgagggttgatgggcaaccaccggaggttttttgAGGGAcctgcccagagcttttctgtagaaagatgatccgggcagtggaatgaagaatagactggagtggggagagacaggaggatgggagatcagagaggagtcaTGAAACGTGCTGATGTATCAGTTGCCGCAGAAATACAAAcggtcaattctatggtgtttccagtgacgtcgtatggatctgaaagcaggacggtgaaaaaacaggacaggAAGAGCAACGATTCTTTTGacgtgtggtgttggagaaggcttttgcaaataccacggactgcccgaaaaacaaactaATGGATcggggagcaaattaagccagagtggtctttggaaggccagatgactcgacttagattagcatatttgggACGTGTCatcgggaggactaattctccggagaagacactgttgctaggaaaaatccagggaaaacgtggaagaggcagagcggCAGCTAGCTAGACTGAGAACCGTCGGCAAGATTACGGAtcgtggcagaagacaggaccttctggagaaaatagatccaCAGAGTCGCTGTGGATCGGAAACGATTCGGCAGCGCTTGATGATCGTGatgagcaggggaggagaggagactcGGAGTCTGGCAGGCTGAAGGCCGGGCGCCCACACCTCCCCACCAAATacagtattatttactgagcgcttactgtgtgcgtacaGCACTGCGCCAAACgtctgggagagaacgatataccagagttgggattcattcattcatcaatcgaatctactgagggcttactgtgtgcagagcactgtactaagcgcttgggagagtagagtacggcgacagacacattccctgcccacacggagcttacagtccagagggggggaaGATTCTTCTAACTAGCCGCCCTCAGGGCATTCTGGTAACTTAGAGAGTCAGTTGGCAGGCccagggagagtccaaaagattCCCAgaaggtccacctcctccaagaggccttccctgactaagcccctcctttcctcttccccctctcccttctgcctcaccctgacttgctccctttcttcattcctcctcccagccccacagcccttttgtcCTATCTGCcgtttctttctattaatgtctgtgccccccctctagactgacagctcgttgtgggcagggaatgcgcctccgtattgttgtatcgcactaccgagcgcttagtccagcactctgcacacaggtagccctcaataaatacgaccgaatggataAACTCAGGAAGTCCCTGCAGCAACGGTTATCGACACGGATGAGTATGGAGCAAGACGTTGtttccctcccctcggcactgggcctatttgtatatattatttattaccctatttattttgttaatgatgtgtatagctcTCTGATttgatttatcttgatgatgtctgcgctagactgcgtgctttgttttgttctgctttgctttgctgtctcccccgtttagactgtgagcccgttactgggatcgtctctatccgttgcccgaattgtacattccaagcgcttagtacagtgccctgcacatagtaagtgctcaataaatactattgaatgaatggatgcagcAAATTAGGAATCCGAGCAACTGTGATGATCCTTAAGTGTACTTCTCGGGAGCTGAAGGTGACTCTTGAAGCCCCCCTGCACCTTGACCGCCGAGACCCCCTatgtgcccctcccccccaccccaagttctCAGCGGGCCTGGGGCAGCCGGggtgcccctctcccacccccacgttTTGGTGGCTGCGGGCGGGCCTGgccctttgttttttttccattttaagagCGGTTGGGGCCCGTTTCAGGGTGGACGTCGCCGTCCACTCGAGCTCGGTCACGTGCCAAAGTCAACGCAgttcccccattcccctcccatctcccgtTGTGGCcaaggatggtctctctctgttgctgaattgtactctccaaacgcttagtacagtgccctgcacacactaagagctcaataaatatgactggatgaaggaatgaaatggggatgatggctgtgagccctatgcaggacgaggaccgtgtccaacctgattaacttgaatctactccagtgcttacaacggtgctcggcacataataagcatttaacaagtaccattattattattactctgcctggaacatactaagtgcttaacaagtaccattattattattattattagtgcctggcttattatagtaagcgcttaccaaataccaccattattatgcctgtctccaccccagcttttagtagggtgcttggcacatagcaggcgcttaccaaataccaccattattatgagcgGATGGAccacagcgcttaggagagtggctggcacctagtaagcgtttaccaaataccaccaccattatacctgtctccatcccagcgcttagtatggtgcctggcacatagtaagcacttagcaaataccaccattattatgactgtatctatcccagcacttaggcgagtgcccggcacatagtaagtgcttaccagataccaccaCTATTGTGGGCGGATCGACCACAACGCTTAggggagtgcctggcacctagtaagtgcttaccaaataccacccttattatgactgcatctatcccagtgcttaggggagtgcccggcacgtagtaagcgcttacccattACCACCACTGTTACGGGCGGATGGACCGCAGCGCTTAGGGGAGcgcctgtcacctagtaagtgcttactaaataccacccttattatgactgtatctaacccagttcttaggggagtgcccggcacctagtaagtgcttagcaagcaaataccaccgttatcataactgtatctatctcagtggttaggggagtgtctggcacagagtaaacccttaccaaataccacccttagtatgactgtatctatcccagcgcttaggtgaGTGCGtgggacataggaagtgcttaccaaataccacgaccattatgcctgtctccaccccagcgcttagtaaggtgcctggcacctagtaagcgcttactaccaccCTTATTATGACTTTATCCCAGTCTTTAGgggagtgcccggcacctaggaagcgcttaccaaataccacccttattatgactctatcccagagcttaggggAGTGCCCgggacctagtaagtgcttagcaaatacccccacTATTATGGGTGGATCGACCGCAGCGCTTAggggagtgcctggcacctagtaagcgcttaccaaataccacccttattatgactgtatctatcccagcgcttaggggagcacccggcacctagtaagcgcttagcaaatacccccacTATTATGGGCAGATCGACCGCAGAGCTTAGaggagtgcccggcacctagtaagcgcttagcagataccacccttattatgactatcccagcgcttaggggagtgcctggcacctagtaagcgcttatcaaataccacccttattatgactatatctatcccagagcttaggggAGCGCccagcaccaagtaagcgcttagcaaatagccccACTATTTTGGGTGGATGGACCGCAGCGATTAggggagtgcctggcacctagtaagcgctcgccaaataccatccttattatgactgtatctaccccagtgcttaggggagtgcgtggcacctagtaagcacttaccaaataccactcttataactgtatctattccagagcttaggggaggcccggcacctagtaagcgcttagcaaatagccccACTATTATGGGCGGATGGACCGCAGAGCTTAggggagtgcctggcacctagtaagcgcttaccaaataccacccttattatgactgtatctatcccagagcttaggggagtgcccggcacctaataagcgcttagcaaataccactcttattataactgtatctatcccagtgcttaggggagtgcccggcacctagtaagcgcttagcaaataggcCTACTATTATGGGCGGATGGGccgcagcgcttagggcagtggaCGGGAGGATGAAGGTTTgggctgtgggggaggagggctgtCCGGGGTGGTCCAGCTGGGAGTCTCACCGGCGTTGTTGATGAGCAGGAGgcgtcggagggcggggggccggggcaggtCCCGCACGGCGGCCAGCAGGTGGCGCAGCCCGGCCGGGGAGCTCAGGTCGGCGGGCAGGCAGTGCAGGCGCATGCGcggctcgggccccgccccgcccagctCGGCCTCCAGGTCCCGCAGGCCGGTCGCGCTGCGGCCGCTCAGCACCAGCGCCGACCCGGGGCCCAGTCGCCGACGGAGCAGTCGCGACAGCGCCCGACCCAGCCCGCGGGAGGCCCCGCTCACCACGCACAGCGCCGGGCCCTCCGCGTACGCGCCCTCCATCCTCTCCGCGCACGCGCCCTCCATCCCCTCCGCGCACGCGCCCTCCATCCCCTCCGCCGGAGCCGCCGGGCGCGCGCCTCGCCCCCCGTCCCGCTCGGCTGCCATTGGCTCGCCGCCCTCTGGCCACGCCCCTCCgaccgaggccacgccccctgccCCGAGGCCACGCCCTCCCCCTCGCGCCCGGAGGCCCCcgccctctctcattcattcactcattcactcctatttattgagcgcttacttctacTAATAATTACCACGACTAACAATGATAaagttgctatctgttaagcgcctactattcatctattcattcatcctatttactgagcgcttactactgataataattgctattggaaaaagcatgggctttggagtcagaggtcatgagttcaaatccctgctctgccacttgtcagctgtgtgactgtgggcaagtcacttcacttctctgtgcctcagttccctcatctataaaatggggatgaagactgtgagccccacgtgggacaacccgattcccctgtgtctaccccagcgcttagaacagtgctctgcacatcgtaagcgcttaacaaataccaacattattattattattataataaagagggtattgaagcccttactattcattcattctatcgtatttattgagcgcttactactgataataattattgctactaacaataataaagatggcatttgttaagcgcctactattcagtcattcattgtatcgtatttattgagcaattactactgataataattactatgactaacaataataaagatggtattgaagcccttactattcattcattcattcgatcatatttattgaccgcttactactgataacaattactactactaacaataataaagatggcatttcttaagcgcttactattcattcattctatcatatttattgagcgcttactactgataataatcacTACTACTCACAATAACAAAGATGGTATTGAAggccttactattcattcattcattctatcgtatttattgagcgcttactgctaataataactgctactactaacaataataaagatggcatttcttaagtgcttactattcatttattcattcattcatcgtacttattgagcacttactactgataataattactactactaacaataataaagatggtatttaagcccttactattcattcattcaatcgtatttatcgagcgcttactactaataataattactactactaacaataataaagatggcatttcttgagcacttactattcatttattcgttcattcatcgtacttattgagcacttaccactaGTAATAATTACtacagcgtggtacagtggaaagagcccgggcttgggagtcagagttcatgggttcgaatcccaactgtgccgcttgccagctgtgtgactttgggcaagtcacttaacttctctgtgcctcagttacctcatctgtaaaatggggattaaaactgtgagccccacgtgggacaacctgatcaccttgtttcccccggcgtttagaacagtgctttgcacatagtaagcgcctaacaaatatcaccatttattttgttttatttttactactaacaataataaagatAGTATTTAAtccattactattcattcaatcgtatttattgagcgcttattactaattcattcattcattcaatagcatttactgctaacaataataaagatggcatttctgaagcacttactattagtcatgacctctgactcccacacccgggctctttccactgagccacgctgctgctccggtgtgccagagcactgtcccaagcgatCGGAAAGTACccatcagcaataaagagagaccatcccagcccacaccaggctcacagactagaagcggggaagacagacagccaaGCAAgtcaagaggcatcaatagcatcattgtcATTAAATAGATTTATATATATGTAAGAAGAAGTAAAAAGGCATGGATGTAAATAAGTAGGATTATAGAAATGTCCATGGTATTTGGACTGGTATAGAAATGTCCAGTGCAATGGGGTggttccctctcttccctggagGCCCCGCCCACTCTCACTCCACGTAGGAGAGGGactggtccaacccaatttgcctgtatccaccctagcgcttaatacagtgcctgacacatagtaagcgcttaatattattatcattattaataataaggcagCCTAGGCTTTAGATGGCAGTCTGCTGGAGAGCGCCCCAGGATTAAGACCCTCATCAGTgcctggagaggaagagaattctccctctgttctcctcttgacttttttttaatggtattcatcaagCGCTTCCTAAGAGCCTAAGgatggacacaaggtaatcgggttggagacagtccctgtcccacatggggggggggcgggcgtgacacggctcaccgtcttaatttccattttcca is a window of Ornithorhynchus anatinus isolate Pmale09 chromosome 18, mOrnAna1.pri.v4, whole genome shotgun sequence DNA encoding:
- the SPR gene encoding sepiapterin reductase — protein: MEGACAEGMEGACAERMEGAYAEGPALCVVSGASRGLGRALSRLLRRRLGPGSALVLSGRSATGLRDLEAELGGAGPEPRMRLHCLPADLSSPAGLRHLLAAVRDLPRPPALRRLLLINNAGSLGDVSKGFVDLEDPAEVNDYWALNLTSTLCLTSGILRAFPPSPGLTRTVVNISSLCALKPYKSWGLYCAGKAARDMMFRVLAAEEPDLRVLSYAPGPLDTDMQEEARTLTKDPDLRQTLLQLKQSGGLVSCEDSARKLLELLFEDTFESGAHVDFYDA